A region from the Pseudomonas sp. Teo4 genome encodes:
- the cbpA gene encoding curved DNA-binding protein: MDFKDYYKILGVEPTADEKAIKAAYRKLARKYHPDVSKERDAEEKFKEANEAYEVLGDAQKRAEFDEIRKYGGQHGRPFQAPPGWENRGGGGGFEGGDFSDFFSSIFGSRGGSPFGGRGQQRSAGRRGQDVELELAVFLEETLSKESKQISFQVPQTNAAGQRTGFTTKTLNVKIPAGVTDGERIRLKGQGAPGSGGGANGDLFLTIRMAPHPLFDVEGHDLIITVPLAPWEAALGTKVAVPTLTGKINLTIRPDSQSGQRLRVPGMGLANKQGERGNLYAQLKVVMPTTSDAATRELWTKLSEKAAFNPRTHWSN, encoded by the coding sequence ATGGACTTCAAAGACTACTACAAGATACTTGGCGTAGAGCCCACAGCGGACGAGAAGGCGATCAAGGCCGCGTACCGCAAGCTGGCGCGCAAGTATCACCCCGACGTCAGCAAGGAGCGTGACGCCGAGGAGAAATTCAAGGAGGCCAACGAGGCCTACGAAGTGCTGGGCGATGCGCAGAAACGCGCCGAGTTCGACGAAATTCGCAAGTATGGCGGCCAACACGGCCGGCCGTTCCAGGCCCCGCCGGGCTGGGAGAACCGTGGTGGTGGCGGCGGTTTCGAAGGCGGCGATTTCTCCGACTTCTTCAGCTCGATCTTCGGCTCCCGTGGCGGCAGCCCGTTCGGAGGCCGTGGTCAACAGCGCAGCGCAGGCAGGCGAGGGCAGGACGTGGAACTGGAACTGGCGGTCTTCCTTGAGGAGACCCTGAGCAAGGAATCCAAGCAGATCAGCTTCCAGGTGCCGCAGACCAACGCCGCCGGTCAGCGCACCGGGTTCACCACCAAGACCCTGAACGTGAAGATTCCGGCCGGGGTGACCGACGGCGAGCGTATTCGCCTGAAGGGCCAGGGCGCGCCGGGCAGTGGCGGCGGGGCCAATGGCGACCTGTTCCTGACCATTCGCATGGCACCGCACCCGCTGTTCGATGTCGAAGGTCATGACCTGATCATCACCGTGCCGCTGGCGCCGTGGGAAGCGGCCCTGGGCACCAAGGTGGCGGTGCCGACGCTGACCGGCAAGATCAACCTGACCATCCGCCCCGACAGCCAGAGCGGCCAGCGCTTGCGCGTGCCAGGCATGGGGCTGGCGAACAAGCAGGGCGAGCGCGGCAACCTCTACGCGCAGCTCAAGGTGGTCATGCCGACGACATCCGACGCGGCTACCCGCGAACTGTGGACCAAGCTTTCCGAGAAGGCTGCGTTCAATCCGAGGACCCATTGGAGTAACTGA
- a CDS encoding chaperone modulator CbpM has protein sequence MSSTLIVQLDMRTLCQEADITADYVIEIVEHGIVEPSGRTPEDWLFDDQAPLLAKRAVKLHQELELEWEGVALALELLQELQQLRSENSMLRQRLGRFIQV, from the coding sequence ATGAGCAGCACCCTGATCGTTCAACTGGACATGCGGACCCTTTGCCAGGAGGCCGATATCACGGCCGACTACGTGATTGAAATCGTCGAGCACGGCATTGTTGAACCTTCAGGGCGAACGCCGGAAGACTGGCTGTTCGATGACCAGGCGCCGTTGTTGGCCAAGCGTGCGGTCAAGCTGCATCAAGAGCTGGAGCTGGAATGGGAAGGGGTGGCGCTGGCGCTGGAGCTGCTGCAGGAGCTGCAGCAATTGCGCAGTGAGAACAGCATGCTGAGGCAGCGGTTGGGGCGGTTTATCCAGGTGTGA